The Humulus lupulus chromosome 7, drHumLupu1.1, whole genome shotgun sequence region acagagacagccaaaaatacttgggtacgttaagtttttttaaacatttttcaaaattttaagttgtttgtttacaaaacataattacattatacattgtatcataggaggaattgcgtgcatatcgcgacacacagcagacacagacaactgatactgagagttccacaccagtttcgagtgcgcctgaagatgaagacatatctttggtacaaactatCTTCGGAAAACGAtggggccaccagaaaggatatggacgtatccttaacataagggaccgaactccatttgattttcgtccttcacaaactagagatgaagagatgtctgagatgagagagcgtcttcgacagttagaggagcatgtccggactcattgtatcaccccgggatctcaatgtgccccaccaccacccgatgatcccgatgttggagcacccACTCAGTAGGagttatgtatgaattttattacaatggactattacattatcatgtttaagacaactctttattttAATTCAGCAAACATACTcctatgtttttttatttatatgtttaatataagtgttttaattttattatatttttttatatttaattcaaattaaataaataaataagggaataaatattacaaataaaaaaaaattatggtttagtctataccgaggacattgtcctcggtatataccatTAAGATGACAAATTGGGGTTGGTTGTGCCGAGGACATTTTTCactctataccgaggacaatgtcctcggtacaacCTATACCGACAACATCTTGATTGTCGTCGGTAGAAGTTTTGTTCTACCGACGCGGATTTACCGAGGACGTTCTCTCGACGACATGGTCTCGGTATGTAACGACCTccaatcttaacatacatatatatagtgtaaaaacaaagtttaacctgAATATAACAATACTTAAATTCTGAatttaaaaaaactttattaaacaatacataactaatgttcataacctcaaaccatacaatactcacaactaaataaaagctttatcttacatacaaatcttaatacttttataaataattttcgtggtgttactacaccttaacgtagagaTGAAAgtgtatccaaccgataaattgaaaagctttatgtaaattacaaagtccatgaaatacttttaaagctttaagtaaatgataaagttcacaaaatacttttaatgaaatataataaaaccaagtttcttgtttatttataaaatagcatagcagaactccactcccttcaggtcagccccatatgtacagtcatgttggctccacgtatactcatcaacgatttatatttggggcctcttacctacaatacaaaacattaactGATGagctaaagctcagtaagcagaataactacctcatatgcattaaaataaacgtgcaacatgctatgtattttctttctttctgtcactttcctttcttttgggccctagaggatgctgctgccggcattacatagggaatcacattcccacctgaacataaacatgataatagggaatttctccctcataaacattcattatatagggaagtacatctccctccttacatttttgggacgtaggtctcccaagcagcacctctactttaacactttcaataacttgtttgtgaacattaagcgtgcttatgcataagaaatataacattcttaaaaataacttatgcataaaaaCATGGAaggataacatataaagcatataaatgcacataagacacataaaagacatgtattgtagatgaggattctacttaccttgcgtcttgataaaacaaccgaaattgttagcttcctgataaaaacacaaactattaacttacataaaatctacatgatgtaattttagtttataattgttgttattctatttttcttttcttcttattgtttattttatgtccaggcgtatggtcatactatattTGTCCATGGGATGGTCctggtctaaaagtcgtggtcatggtcatggtcatacggaaatgtccaggtcatagtatcagtccataataatagggaataaggtcatataataaaagtccaaatagtccacagtgtgaccatagcctatataagtttagtattataacgatacataaaaaaaatagtttatatttcaatttttggcattgtaaattacggcgacatagtaaaataatctatatataaattttagcattttaatggcatagtaaagtaatctatataacttttggcattataatggcatggtgacataatccatatataaattttggcattatagtaaagtaatctatgtataaattttggcattataacggcatagtaaaataatctatatataacttttgacattataacgacatattaaattaatctatacataaattttggcattataacggcatagtaaaataatctatatataacttttggtattataacggcatagtaatttaatctatatataaattttagcattataacgacatagtaaaataatctatatatatactttggcattataacgacatagtaaaataatctgtgtatatataataactaaataacttaATGAAAGGATCggaaagagcttacctaaaaggttttcgtaggctagcgttacggacagaacttcgcctagattttcgaggtttagaactttagaagggtgttaagaatatttttgggtagagtaagagaaaggaaatgaggttttttgtgatttcaagatgagttttggaagggctatttataggaaaaacttgggatactattctaataaaatattaaaaataataagcatagtggaataataacatattcaaaatatcaagcatagtaatttgcttaaGTCATCACTGTGTCACTGctgcatcaacatgtgggacccatggggtggaccccgctgtgggacccatgtggaccctactgtgggacccttgcggaccccactatgggacccactatgaatagtacccggtgaatagtaaaaaaatgaaaatttctcaatcttcttatattacttagtccagcattttttactcacaaacttttctgaaaaaagtttctctaacacccataaattaattattcctacctgttggttacttcaactacttagaattgttaaaatcccataatagaaaacaactattcccccaacggtcatgaacactattcaccaacggtcataaacggctagtttttgtcctataaatacttgttccttcaaccatttatttacacaacttcttcatctcttaaccttctagataaaattcatcatcaaaacatgaatttctctttatttttcataactttagtgattgtttgcttgtatttagcatcattctatgggtattatactaatgaaaatgcccatgaatgttatagttgcatattcattagttattattccactttacttaatagctctaacattcggttagcattgtaatgcactcaaaaatgaataaaaatattttcTCTTATTTCTCATAATTGTTTATAATGtatttgtaaaaagaaatgggAGTTAGACGGTATaggctataccgagaacatttagGCTTATACCGAGgtcatttgttctcggtataggccttgTTTTTTGTAGTATGCCACCCAATCATTACTTAGATAATATTGAAGGTTAATTTCTTAGTGATTGACTAGTTAAGCTTATTGAGAATAAAGagattaaatatgtctttaagcTCCTAGCTGCACTTCACAAATAACCcgtcattttaatatatatatataaatatatatataaaagatataCTTTTGTAGTTTAAAATTTaggggaaagaaaagaaaaaaaaaaaagaagaagagaaattttCCAAGACATGGTTCATAATACATTTCATGtattaatattattgatataggtCCAAACTAATACCGGTAGGAAATAGCTTTACTGGCTTTGCTTATATCATCCTTTTAAATTTAACAtatgattatattatatatatttatatgtctcGACATCATACTTTTAGGTTGATCAtcaatttaataaaattgattttaCGATTATTATATTGGATAGAATTATTCTATCATCGAAAAAATGTTTACATAAAATAGATATCtcttatctcttctatataaaaacactactacaaaaaatactttttaggactcgcgttgcgagtcatAAAATAATGTTTCTAGGACTCGCAttgagagtcctaaaagaatgtttttaggactcgcaacggaAGTCCTAAAAACTCCCGTTGAGTGtctttaagtaagtttttaggactcgcatcgggttgagtgcctttaagtaagttgcgagtcctaaaaaatcgggttgagtgtctttaagtaattttttaggactcgcaagatcccgttgagtgtctttaaatttagattttaggactcgttttgcatgcccttaaaagtaaaatttttttaaaaaaaattcagctacaattttcattttgttttaaaaaaaatatataccttTTAagagtccaaaatgtattatatatgttagatttctaaaattttcaaaagaaaatacaacaaaaataattctgtattaattactcaaaaatataatttcaatatttagtctactcggcttacaaaatcatattacatgatagtttatactacagtcaaattctatcatcaccaaatattatacaagaaatgtatacaaagttagtgaaatatattttttattctaaatcCTTCGACTACCAATATTGTCTAGTAttgcgccaaagaaatgcatctcaatatagacctgcacattataaaaaaagTTCTTTAATTATTAGGTTCATCAAACTTTTCAAAAGTTTACTAAGAAACAATCAATCCATTGCAAGCTGATAATTAATATTAGAATATtgtatttataaataaaatatacctTTAGAAAATAAGCACGTCCAAAAAATCAGGGAAATTTGGGATAAAAAATATGTTTCAAGAGAGCTAG contains the following coding sequences:
- the LOC133791357 gene encoding uncharacterized protein LOC133791357 — translated: MDTHHKSGTGWVTETAKNTWEELRAYRDTQQTQTTDTESSTPVSSAPEDEDISLVQTIFGKRWGHQKGYGRILNIRDRTPFDFRPSQTRDEEMSEMRERLRQLEEHVRTHCITPGSQCAPPPPDDPDVGAPTQ